One Candidatus Palauibacter soopunensis DNA window includes the following coding sequences:
- a CDS encoding HigA family addiction module antitoxin, with the protein MATHDPPHPGGIVRRQCLEPLGLTVTRAAEGLGVTRQALSELLNGHTGISVDMAIRLSKAFGSTPETWLGMQMAYDLWQARGRAGEIAVERFAVA; encoded by the coding sequence ATGGCCACGCACGACCCGCCGCATCCGGGCGGCATCGTGAGGCGGCAGTGCCTCGAACCGCTGGGGCTGACGGTGACCCGTGCCGCCGAGGGGCTGGGCGTCACGCGTCAGGCGCTGTCGGAGTTGTTGAACGGGCATACCGGGATCTCGGTCGATATGGCGATCCGGCTGTCGAAGGCGTTCGGTTCGACGCCGGAGACGTGGCTGGGGATGCAGATGGCCTACGATCTGTGGCAGGCGCGGGGCCGCGCGGGCGAGATCGCGGTCGAGCGCTTCGCCGTGGCCTGA
- a CDS encoding DNA cytosine methyltransferase yields the protein MSDVLGTDTPQAAPDASTSPNQGGTDSSVCAVDLFCGAGGLTRGLEESGIDVTLGVDIDSVCRYPYTYNNAATFLQKPIEEVTADDFPSAFHGSSYRLVAGCAPCQPFSTYSRSRSRTSDVRWNLLDHFGRLVREAKPHIVTMENVPMLQREQVFSDFMDTLRGEGFSVATTIVDCADYGVPQSRRRLVVLASILGPINLVPPTTPDARRPTVRDAIADMPPIHAGGESSTDALHRSCRLSPLNVQRIRASKPGGTWRDWDEALIAKCHRKPEGRTYPSVYGRMEWDHPSPTMTTQYFGFGNGRFGHPEQDRAISLREGAILQSFPERYRFVQPGERIAAKTIGRLVGNAVPVNLGHAIGSSLVSHVEDHLRAQGSPA from the coding sequence ATGAGTGACGTGCTTGGGACCGACACCCCTCAAGCGGCGCCGGATGCTTCCACCTCCCCGAATCAAGGCGGAACCGACTCCTCCGTCTGCGCGGTCGATCTCTTCTGCGGAGCCGGCGGGCTCACACGCGGACTCGAAGAGTCGGGAATCGACGTAACGCTGGGCGTCGATATCGATTCCGTATGCCGATATCCCTACACGTACAACAACGCGGCGACCTTTCTCCAGAAACCTATCGAGGAAGTCACGGCGGACGACTTTCCGAGTGCGTTCCACGGCTCGTCCTACCGACTCGTGGCCGGGTGTGCGCCGTGCCAGCCGTTCTCGACCTATAGCCGATCTCGGTCACGCACCTCAGACGTTCGGTGGAATCTCTTGGACCATTTCGGTCGGTTGGTAAGGGAGGCGAAGCCTCACATCGTCACCATGGAGAACGTCCCGATGCTCCAGCGGGAGCAGGTGTTTTCCGACTTCATGGATACCCTGCGGGGCGAAGGGTTTTCCGTCGCAACGACGATCGTCGATTGCGCCGACTACGGCGTGCCTCAGAGCAGGCGGCGTCTTGTCGTGCTCGCCTCAATCCTCGGCCCTATCAACTTGGTGCCCCCGACCACACCCGATGCCCGTCGTCCGACGGTCAGGGACGCCATCGCCGACATGCCACCCATCCACGCCGGTGGAGAGTCCAGCACGGACGCGCTACACCGATCCTGCCGACTGTCACCTCTAAATGTTCAGCGGATCCGCGCCTCCAAGCCGGGCGGGACGTGGCGCGATTGGGACGAAGCGTTGATAGCCAAATGCCATCGGAAGCCTGAGGGGCGCACCTATCCGAGCGTGTACGGCCGCATGGAATGGGATCACCCGTCCCCCACGATGACGACGCAGTACTTCGGATTCGGCAATGGGCGATTCGGCCACCCGGAACAGGATCGGGCCATTTCCCTGCGCGAAGGGGCGATACTTCAGAGCTTCCCCGAGAGATACCGGTTCGTACAGCCAGGCGAGCGGATAGCCGCAAAGACGATCGGTCGCTTGGTCGGCAACGCGGTTCCGGTCAACCTTGGACACGCGATCGGGAGCAGTCTGGTGAGCCACGTTGAAGACCATCTCCGAGCCCAAGGGAGCCCGGCATGA
- a CDS encoding ATP-binding protein, whose protein sequence is MTDTNVGDSNDSAVSPAPSPYEMTVDLNVVEHLGINLYSNIAAVLTEAVANAWDADAEQVEIEVDPNHKWIAISDDGVGMSVADINDKYLRVGYRRRDDGTDGSVTAKRKRPVMGRKGLGKLSLFSIANVIDVQSAKNGEAHGLRMTVEGIRQSLERGDRSYRPEPLPREEIEVSQGTRIVLKEIKRTRLTPGVTALRMRLARRFSIIGELHRFRVAIDGEPITAADRGDLSIAQFLWAFGDYQPPPSAIPNVVESEHLPERSPDWEKSWAVRGWLGTARKPKQLDSKEAGNLNGIVVFARGRLFHENILDKVNDGRLYTKYLTGQIEAEFLDRDDRPDIATSDRQRIQEDDPRYEALLSFLRSSLSLVEKRWTDWRRKHEVKRAKEVSPALGEWLATLPEGHKATAEKLIARLSALPIDEDDDRKLLYRHGILAFERMRLRGSTTEFVDNLENVDKLLRVLADRDALEAALYRDIVKSRLEAVREFQGLVDKNVIEKVLQQYLFDHLWLLDPAWERATGSELIESRLREVGVITDDLTEKEKLSRVDIAYRTNAGKHIIVELKRAGRALKLLDLVAQGQTYVDKLKKILLKQVDGFPDIEVVFVLGKPIQEQDDNPERLKASMTAVSPGSRVIYYDTLIRGAEEAYSEYLKASKKLDLLEGIVERI, encoded by the coding sequence ATGACCGACACCAACGTTGGCGATAGCAACGATTCGGCCGTCTCACCTGCGCCATCGCCATACGAGATGACCGTCGACCTCAACGTCGTCGAACATCTCGGCATCAACCTCTACAGCAACATCGCGGCCGTCTTGACCGAGGCGGTTGCCAACGCATGGGACGCCGATGCGGAGCAGGTGGAAATCGAGGTTGATCCAAACCACAAATGGATCGCGATCTCAGACGACGGCGTGGGGATGTCGGTAGCCGACATCAACGACAAGTATCTTCGTGTAGGGTATCGCCGCCGCGATGACGGCACTGACGGTAGCGTCACGGCCAAGAGGAAGAGGCCCGTGATGGGACGCAAGGGTCTCGGCAAGCTGTCGTTGTTTTCCATCGCGAACGTGATCGACGTCCAGTCCGCGAAGAACGGCGAGGCTCATGGCCTTCGCATGACGGTCGAGGGGATCCGCCAATCCCTCGAACGGGGTGACCGGTCATATCGTCCTGAACCCCTTCCACGAGAAGAGATCGAGGTTTCCCAGGGTACTCGGATCGTCCTCAAGGAGATCAAGCGAACTCGGCTCACGCCCGGCGTGACTGCACTTCGAATGAGGTTGGCCCGACGCTTCTCGATCATCGGCGAGCTGCATCGCTTCCGAGTAGCCATCGACGGTGAGCCGATCACTGCCGCCGACCGTGGCGATCTGTCTATCGCCCAATTCCTGTGGGCCTTCGGCGACTACCAACCCCCACCATCGGCCATACCGAACGTGGTCGAGAGCGAACACCTTCCCGAGCGGTCTCCAGATTGGGAAAAGAGTTGGGCGGTGCGGGGATGGCTGGGCACCGCCCGCAAACCAAAGCAGTTGGACAGCAAGGAAGCCGGCAATCTCAATGGCATCGTCGTCTTCGCGAGGGGACGCCTCTTCCACGAAAATATCCTCGACAAGGTGAACGATGGCCGCCTGTACACCAAGTACCTCACGGGGCAGATCGAGGCCGAATTCCTCGACCGAGACGACCGTCCCGACATCGCCACGAGCGACCGACAACGGATTCAAGAGGACGATCCTCGTTATGAAGCGCTACTGTCGTTCCTCCGATCCAGTCTCTCGCTCGTCGAGAAACGTTGGACGGATTGGCGCCGGAAGCATGAAGTGAAGCGGGCAAAGGAAGTGTCTCCTGCCCTTGGGGAATGGCTCGCCACGCTACCGGAAGGTCACAAGGCTACCGCCGAGAAACTGATCGCACGGCTCAGCGCTCTGCCGATCGACGAGGACGACGATCGAAAGCTGTTGTACCGACATGGCATTCTCGCATTCGAGCGAATGAGGCTGCGAGGATCGACCACCGAGTTTGTGGACAATCTGGAGAACGTCGACAAACTGCTTCGCGTCCTGGCCGACCGCGACGCCTTGGAAGCGGCGCTGTATCGCGACATTGTCAAGTCACGCTTGGAGGCCGTCCGAGAATTCCAAGGCCTGGTCGATAAGAACGTTATCGAGAAGGTGTTGCAACAGTATCTCTTCGATCACCTGTGGTTGCTCGATCCAGCATGGGAGCGCGCAACGGGCAGCGAACTGATCGAGTCTCGCTTGCGCGAGGTCGGCGTAATCACTGACGATCTGACCGAGAAGGAGAAACTGAGCCGTGTCGACATCGCCTACCGGACGAACGCTGGCAAGCACATCATCGTGGAATTGAAGCGGGCCGGGCGCGCGCTCAAGCTCTTGGATTTGGTGGCGCAGGGGCAAACATACGTCGACAAGCTGAAGAAGATCCTGCTCAAGCAGGTAGACGGTTTCCCCGACATCGAAGTCGTGTTTGTGCTGGGAAAGCCGATACAGGAACAGGACGACAATCCGGAGCGTCTCAAGGCGTCGATGACGGCAGTGTCTCCCGGTAGTCGGGTGATCTACTACGATACCCTGATCCGTGGTGCGGAGGAAGCATACTCGGAGTATTTGAAGGCCAGCAAGAAACTGGATCTTCTGGAAGGCATCGTAGAGAGGATCTGA
- a CDS encoding very short patch repair endonuclease: MARIQTTPRRSALMKRVRRERTAAEDAVCKMLWSIGARYRRNVRSLPGTPDIANKARRKAAFVHGCFWHRHEDCPRGRIPHRNNAFWRAKLRRNAERDQEKIMSLRGAGYDVFVVWECELGSPDILRQRLAEFWFAGDPSSGPRS, encoded by the coding sequence ATGGCCCGGATCCAGACCACTCCTCGCCGATCCGCGCTCATGAAACGGGTGCGGCGAGAACGGACCGCCGCGGAAGATGCGGTCTGCAAGATGCTGTGGTCGATCGGCGCGCGGTATCGGCGGAACGTGAGGAGTCTTCCGGGAACCCCGGACATCGCCAACAAGGCTCGCCGGAAAGCAGCTTTCGTGCATGGCTGCTTCTGGCATCGTCACGAGGATTGTCCACGAGGTCGCATACCGCACCGAAACAACGCGTTCTGGCGCGCTAAACTGCGGCGTAATGCCGAGCGCGACCAGGAAAAGATCATGTCCCTGCGGGGCGCGGGGTACGATGTCTTCGTAGTGTGGGAATGCGAACTCGGAAGTCCTGACATCCTGCGGCAGCGTTTGGCCGAGTTTTGGTTCGCTGGGGACCCATCCTCTGGTCCGCGCTCCTGA